The Chiloscyllium punctatum isolate Juve2018m unplaced genomic scaffold, sChiPun1.3 scaffold_302, whole genome shotgun sequence genome has a window encoding:
- the LOC140472344 gene encoding uncharacterized protein has product MELGRTVPTMECEAVDSCIQRSLSALYPPFEETAGTLLGQVFDVLEKTFRHDALRYIVDFLIPAKHILETVQHQACAQYQGCLFVHQGWPLCLGEQLVLQLSALDWRALQPEDFYLQLAPTGSRGATLLLKCRAWGGGGGGGGGNDHDHDDHDDDDDSESEEGEEGGGIVELPIAEDAYPHLFTVEWLDGVNRRLRRDARSPPRRLRSCLLASAGGRLRRMRWSRLVCPRLREPPAPAGRPRASGDGAAAADDDGGPLRLREAAAADKGDGAGGGGRDPTPRRQRVQEDVEAGEYVELREVSAPPLAEGGPAGQPRLRSSTLPAAGRPGRRRRGAQAQHRAWVHQPPRRRRRKGACGEAAAHVAAGRAHVAAGRPHVASPRATEPTNGPPPWRGLVLPTRWAEGGPGDGAPLGGRSGPVAAWTRPPLAEREGPTTAEPPLAEWKGPTTAEPPLAERKGPTTAEPPLAERKGPTTAEPPLAERKGPTTAEPPLAERKGPTTAEPPLAERKGPTTAEPPLAERKGPTTAEPPLAERKGPTTADPPLAERKEPTRDGPPSTAQEESTAAELPLAEQDQSAGGQLFLTQSVSGTGWPLVEPNGSVIGPGLPLGKQQRSKAGAVRSPAEVEESAGSEMPLAGQSRSTLGLEPPLAVRDRSITQADQPLAQQRKSTVAEPALAGQGKLIIGSGLPFGEQDRSTKGTEQSQAEQNQSPDEQPPPVTVTELSSVEPERSKMRIKAKLAACSLIERSGSPWKREPFSAGVGMSSDRVPQSVLETESRRSPAARRAVSSRGTQMEEGRGPAGSERWRAGALLPGEPWRAVGEVGRSPGVLGQADTAPSDLQVRRQRGLGASRAAEAATSATLAPGGSLDRRPVSGDGTAPARSAPTPVPTGEGDGQRILNEARVAGETGPPPSGDIWQGDNTRGPTQEGSDETCRAGNVSKHHEDLEDSIHRSSRVTSPLRSLTSTSLPPHTSLHQQPPVTPHCDLEAQQQPRSTPRQPPESRSHPRPESRSHPRPESRSHPRPESRSHPRPESRSHPRPESRSHPRPESRSHPRPESRSHPRPVSPSHPRSVSPSHPRSVSPSHPRSVSPSHPRAVSPSHPRSVTPSHPRSVSPSHQRPDSPSHPQSDSPSHPWSVSPSHPRSDSPSHPRSVSPSHPRSVSPSHPRSVSPSHPRPDSPSHPRSVSPSHPRSDSPSHPRSDSPSHPRSVSPSHPRSDSPSHPRSVSPSHPRSVSPSHPRSDSPSHPRSVSPSHPRSVSPSHPRSVSPSHPRSVSPSHPRSVSPSHPRSVSPSHPRSDSPSHPRSDSPSHPRSVSPSHPRSVSPSHPRSDSPSHPRSVSPSHPRSVSPSHPRSVSPSHPRSVSPSHPRSVSPSHPRSVSPSHPRSVSPSHPRSDSPSHPRPDSPSHPRSVSPSHPRSDSPSHPRPDSPSHPRSVSPSHPRSVSPSHPRSVSPAHPRSVSPSHPRPVSPSHPRSVSPSHPRSVSPSHPRSVSPSHPRSVSPSHPRSVSPSHPRSVSPSHPRSDSPSHPRSDSPSHPRSDSPSHPRPVSPSHPRSVSPSHPRSVSPSHPRSDSPSHPRSDSPSHPRSVSPSHPRSVSPSHPRSDSPSHPRPVSPSHPRSVSPSHPRSDSPSHPRSVSPSHPRPDSPSHPRSVSPSHPRSVSPSHPRSDSPSHPRSVSPSHPRSDSPSHPRSVSPSHPRSVSPSHPRSVSPSHPRSVSPSHPRSVSPSHPRSMSPSHPRSVSPSHPRSVSPSHPRPDSPSHPRSMSPSHPRSDSPSHPRSVSPSHPRSVSPSHPRSDSPSHPRSVSPSHPRSVSPSHPRSVSPSHPRSVSPSHPRPDSPSHPRSVSPSHPRPDSPSHPRSMSPSHPRSDSPSHPRSVSPSHPRSDSPSHPRSDSPSHPRSVSPSHPRSDSPSHPRSDSPSHPRCVSPSHPRPVSPSHPRSVSPSHPRSDSPSHPRSVSPSHPRSVSPSHPRSVSPSHPRSDSPSHPRSVSPSHARSVSPSHPRSDSPSHPRSDSPSHPRSDSPSHPRSDSPSHPRSVSPSHPRSVSPSHPRSVSPSHPRSVSPSHPRSVSPSHPRSDSPSHPRSVSPSHPRSMSPSHPRSDSPSHPRSVSPSHPRSDSPSHPRSVSPSHPRSVSPSHPRSDSPSHPRSVSPSHPRSMSPSHPRPDSPSHPRSVSPSHPRSDSPSHPRSVSPSHPPSVSPSHPRSMSPSHPRSVSPAHPRSVSPSHPRPVSPSHPRSVSPSHPRSMSPSHPRSVSPSHPRSMSPSHPRSVSPAHPRSVSPSHPRPVSPSHPRPVSPSHPRSVSPSHPRAVSPSHPRSDSPSHPRSDSPSHPRSDSPSHPRPVSPSHPRSVSPSHPRPVSPSHPRSVSPSHPRSVSPSHPRSVSPSHPRSDSPAHPRPVSPSHPRSVSPAHPRSVSPSHPRSDSPSHPRSVSPAHPRSVSPSHPRSDSPSHPRSVSPSHPRSVSPSHPRSVSPSHPRPVSPSHPRSVSPSHPRSDSPSHPRSVSPSHPRSVSPSHPRSDSPSHPRSVSPSHPRSVSPSHPRSDSPSHPRSVSPSHPRPDSPSHPRSVSPSHPRSVSPSHPRSVSPSHPRSVSPSHPRSVSPSHPRSVSPSHPRPVSPSHPRSDSPSHPRSVSPSHPRSDSPAHPRPVSPSHPRSVSPAHPRSVSPSHPRPVSPSHPRPDSPSHPRCVSPSHPRSVSPSHPRSDSPSHPRSVSPSHPRSDSPSHPRSVSPSHPRSDSPSHPRSVSPSHPRSVSPSHPRSVSPSHPRSVSPSHPRPDSPSHPRSVSPSHPRSDSPSHPRSVSPSHPRSVSPSHPRSVSPSHPRSVSPSHPRSDSPAHPRPVSPSHPRSVSPAHPRSVSPSHPRPVSPSHPRPDSPSHPRSVSPSHPRSVSPSHPRSVSPSHPRPDSPSHPRSVSPSHPRSDSPSHPRSVSPSHPRSVSPSHPRSDSPSHPPSVSPSHPRSVSPSHPRSVSPSHPRPDSPSHPRSVSPSHPRSVSPSHPRSDSPAHPRPVSPSHPRSVSPAHPRSVSPSHPRPVSPSHPRPDSPSHPRSVSPSHPRSVSPSHPRPVSPSHPRSVSPSHPRSDSPSHPRSDSPSHPRSVSPSHPRSVSPSHPRSVSPSHPRSVSPSHPHPDTPSLHLSHSPSLHLSHSPSLHLSHSPSLHLSHSPSLHLSHSPSLHLSHSPSLPGSEVSSLRPPAVGSGDTCFRTQKIPSAQDQAFAIGSYPDNLFRLEMDIIYSGVISLPGNRDRNGRALIVVTTENTIWESPKCTSTQLARILMYYYAISKKEVRMAGFRLLIDARVSQPAAVLGEALHVFQKTVPGGIHSVLVLAAKESSGNVELLTGVQTETLLSIRALHKYVEPAQLTPIFAGSFLYSNEKWVRYRLVSVVWCGGGGERRPERPTSSAVSHSVVLLSWCALPHAQALDVLLIAGAVSVVLDEDGTAVDSEEFFQHLDDDTAFMVLQKGQRWWAPKRGMVSYSLTQKPRNAKDIARITFDIYKLSPRDLFGSLNVRATFYGLYSMTFDVKCLGPKKVIREMLRVASSLMYAIGQILVTSSAFVRRLVEGTDRIAECYD; this is encoded by the exons TGGAGAAAACCTTCCGCCATGACGCTCTGCGCTACATCGTTGACTTCCTTATCCCCGCAAAGCACATTCTGGAGACCGTCCAGCATCAGGCCTGT GCTCAGTACCAAGGCTGCCTGTTCGTGCACCAGGGTTGGCCCCTGTGCCTGGGTGAGCAGCTGGTGCTGCAACTCTCGGCGCTGGACTGGAGGGCGCTGCAGCCGGAGGACTTCTACCTGCAACTGGCGCCAACAGGCTCCCGCGGGGCGACGCTGCTGCTCAAGTGCCGGGCCTggggcggcggcggcggcggcggcggcgggaACGACCACGACCACGACGACCACGACGACGACGACGACTCCGAGTCGGAGGAAGGCGAGGAGGGCGGAGGAATCGTCGAGCTGCCGATCGCCGAGGACGCGTACCCGCACCTCTTCACCGTCGAGTGGCTGGACGGCGTGAACCGGCGGCTGAGGCGCGACGCCCGGAGCCCGCCGCGCAGACTCCGCAGCTGCCTGCTGGCCTCGGCCGGCGGCCGGCTCCGGCGCATGCGCTGGTCCCGCCTGGTCTGCCCGCGCCTGCGCGAGCCGCCGGCCCCTGCCGGGCGGCCCCGCGCCTCGGGCGACGGCGCGGCCGCCGCCGACGACGACGGCGGCCCCCTGCGCCTGAGGGAGGCCGCTGCCGCCGACAAAGGCGATGGGGCCGGCGGCGGCGGCCGGGACCCGACTCCCCGCCGGCAGCGGGTGCAGGAGGACGTCGAGGCCGGGGAGTACGTCGAGCTTCGGGAAGTCTCCGCGCCGCCGCTGGCAGAGGGCGGCCCCGCGGGGCAACCGCGCCTGCGCTCCAGCACCCTGCCGGCCGCCGGCAGGCCGGGGCGTCGGCGGAGGGGCGCGCAGGCGCAGCACCGGGCCTGGGTGCACCAGCCCCCCCGGCGCAGGCGCCGCAAGGGCGCGTGCGGCGAGGCGGCGGCGCACGTGGCGGCGGGAAGGGCGCACGTGGCGGCGGGAAGGCCCCACGTGGCGTCGCCCCGCGCGACGGAGCCCACCAACGGCCCTCCCCCCTGGAGAGGCCTGGTCTTGCCCACCCGGTGGGCGGAGGGGGGGCCGGGCGACGGGGCGCCCTTGGGCGGGCGGAGTGGGCCCGTCGCCGCCTGGACCCGACCGCCATTGGCCGAGCGGGAAGGGCCAACCACAGCCGAGCCGCCATTGGCCGAGTGGAAAGGGCCAACCACAGCCGAGCCGCCATTGGCCGAGCGGAAAGGGCCAACCACAGCCGAGCCGCCATTGGCCGAGCGGAAAGGGCCAACCACAGCCGAGCCGCCATTGGCCGAGCGGAAAGGGCCAACCACAGCCGAGCCGCCATTGGCCGAGCGGAAAGGGCCAACCACAGCCGAGCCGCCATTGGCCGAGCGGAAAGGGCCAACCACAGCCGAGCCGCCATTGGCCGAGCGGAAAGGGCCAACCACAGCCGAGCCGCCATTGGCCGAGCGGAAAGGGCCAACCACAGCTGATCCGCCATTGGCCGAGCGGAAAGAGCCAACTCGAGATGGGCCGCCATCAACGGCGCAAGAGGAGTCAACCGCAGCTGAACTGCCATTGGCTGAGCAGGACCAATCGGCCGGAGGTCAGCTGTTCTTGACGCAGTCGGTCAGTGGGACTGGGTGGCCGTTGGTCGAGCCGAATGGCTCGGTAATTGGGCCTGGACTGCCATTGGGCAAGCAGCAACGGTCAAAAGCTGGAGCTGTGCGGTCGCCGGCTGAAGTGGAGGAATCGGCCGGTTCTGAAATGCCATTGGCCGGGCAGAGCAGGTCAACGCTTGGACTGGAGCCGCCATTGGCGGTGCGGGACAGGTCAATAACTCAGGCTGACCAGCCATTGGCCCAGCAGCGGAAGTCAACTGTGGCTGAACCCGCATTGGCCGGTCAGGGTAAATTAATAATCGGAAGTGGGCTTCCGTTTGGCGAGCAGGACAGATCAACGAAGGGGACTGAACAATCGCAAGCTGAACAGAACCAGTCGCCAGATGAACAGCCCCCACCAGTAACTGTGACCGAACTGTCTTCGGTCGAGCCGGAGAGATCTAAAATGAGAATCAAAGCAAAATTGGCCGCGTGTTCACTGATCGAACGATCAGGATCACCGTGGAAAAGGGAGCCATTTTCGGCTGGGGTGGGCATGAGTTCAGACAGGGTTCCGCAGTCGGTCTTGGAAACGGAATCCAGGCGTTCCCCGGCAGCTCGTAGAGCTGTGTCGTCGCGAGGAACACAGATGGAGGAGGGCCGTGGGCCCGCCGGTTCTGAGAGGTGGCGGGCGGGGGCACTGCTACCTGGAGAGCCGTGGAGAGCCGTGGGCGAGGTGGGGAGATCTCCCGGCGTCCTGGGGCAGGCGGACACTGCGCCCTCAGACCTACAGGTCAGGCGTCAGAGGGGTTTGGGGGCCTCACGTGCGGCGGAGGCAGCAACCAGCGCCACGTTGGCGCCGGGGGGGTCTTTGGACAGGAGGCCGGTCTCCGGTGATGGCACTGCCCCCGCCAGGTCTGCACCTACCCCTGTACCGACTGGTGAGGGAGACGGCCAGAGGATCCTGAACGAGGCCAGAGTGGCGGGAGAAACGGGTCCACCACCCAGTGGAGATATTTGGCAAGGGGACAACACGAGAGGCCCGACCCAAGAAG gttcTGATGAAACTTGTCGGGCTGGGAACGTGAGCAAACATCACGAGGATTTGGAAGATTCAATACATCGATCGTCCCGCGTCACCTCTCCCCTTCGATCTCTCACCTCCACGTCCCTACCGCCTCACACCTCATTGCACCAACAGCCCCCCGTCACCCCACATTGTGACCTAGAGGCTCAGCAACAGCCCAGGTCCACACCGCGTCAACCACCCGAGTCCCGGTCTCACCCCCGGCCCGAGTCCCGGTCTCACCCCCGGCCCGAGTCCCGGTCTCACCCCCGGCCCGAGTCCCGGTCTCACCCCCGGCCCGAGTCCCGGTCTCACCCCCGGCCCGAGTCCCGGTCTCACCCCCGGCCCGAGTCCCGGTCTCACCCCCGGCCCGAGTCCCGGTCTCACCCCCGGCCCgtgtccccatcccacccacggtctgtgtccccatcccacccacggtctgtgtccccatcccacccacgatctgtgtccccatcccacccacgggCTGTGTCTCCATCCCACCCACGGTCTGTGAccccatcccacccacggtcTGTGTCCCCATCCCACCAACGGCCCgactccccatcccacccacaGTCCGACTCCCCATCCCACCCATGGTCTgtgtccccatcccacccacggtccgactccccatcccacccacggtctgtgtccccatcccacccacggtctgtgtccccatcccacccacggtctgtgtccccatcccacccacggcctgactccccatcccacccacggtctgtgtccccatcccacccacggtctgactccccatcccacccacggtctgactccccatcccacccacggtctgtgtccccatcccacccacggtcCGACTCTCCATCCCACCCACGGTCTgtgtccccatcccacccacggtctgtgtccccatcccacccacggtccgactccccatcccacccacggtctgtgtccccatcccacccacggtctgtgtccccatcccacccacggtctgtgtccccatcccacccacggtctgtgtccccatcccacccacggtctgtgtccccatcccacccacggtctgtgtccccatcccacccacggtctgactccccatcccacccacggtcCGACTCTCCATCCCACCCACGGTCTgtgtccccatcccacccacggtctgtgtccccatcccacccacggtccgactccccatcccacccacggtctgtgtccccatcccacccacggtctgtgtccccatcccacccacggtctgtgtccccatcccacccacggtctgtgtccccatcccacccacggtctgtgtccccatcccacccacggtctgtgtccccatcccacccacggtctgtgtccccatcccacccacggtctgactccccatcccacccacggcccgactccccatcccacccacggtctgtgtccccatcccacccacggtctgactccccatcccacccacggcccgactccccatcccacccacggtctgtgtccccatcccacccacggtctgtgtccccatcccacccacggtctgtgtccccagcccacccacggtctgtgtccccatcccacccacggcctgtgtccccatcccacccacggtctgtgtctccatcccacccacggtctgtgtccccatcccacccacggtctgtgtccccatcccacccacggtctgtgtccccatcccacccacggtctgtgtccccatcccacccacggtctgtgtccccatcccacccacggtctgactccccatcccacccacggtccgactccccatcccacccacggtccgactccccatcccacccacggcctgtgtccccatcccacccacggtctgtgtccccatcccacccacggtctgtgtccccatcccacccacggtctgactccccatcccacccacggtctgactccccatcccacccacggtctgtgtccccatcccacccacggtctgtgtccccatcccacccacggtctgactccccatcccacccacggcCTGTGTCACCATCCCACCCACGGTCTgtgtccccatcccacccacggtctgactccccatcccacccacggtctgtgtccccatcccacccacggcctgactccccatcccacccacggtctgtgtccccatcccacccacggtctgtgtccccatcccacccacggtctgactccccatcccacccacggtctgtgtccccatcccacccacggtctgactccccatcccacccacggtctgtgtccccatcccacccacggtctgtgtccccatcccacccacggtctgtgtccccatcccacccacggtctgtgtccccgtcccacccacggtctgtgtccccatcccacccacggtctatgtccccatcccacccacggtctgtgtccccgtcccacccacggtctgtgtccccatcccacccacggcctgactccccatcccacccacggtctatgtccccatcccacccacggtccgactccccatcccacccacggtctgtgtccccatcccacccacggtctgtgtccccatcccacccacggtcCGACTCTCCATCCCACCCACGGTCTgtgtccccatcccacccacggtctgtgtccccgtcccacccacggtctgtgtccccatcccacccacggtctgtgtccccatcccacccacggcctgactccccatcccacccacggtctgtgtccccatcccacccacggcctgactccccatcccacccacggtctatgtccccatcccacccacggtccgactccccatcccacccacggtctgtgtccccatcccacccacgatctgactccccatcccacccacggtctgactccccatcccacccacggtctgtgtccccatcccacccacggtctgactccccatcccacccacggtctgactccccatcccacccacggtgtgtgtccccatcccacccacggcctgtgtccccatcccacccacggtctgtgtccccatcccacccacggtccgactccccatcccacccacggtctgtgtccccatcccacccacggtctgtgtccccatcccacccacggtctgtgtccccatcccacccacggtctgactccccatcccacccacggtctgtgtccccatcccacgcacggtctgtgtccccatcccacccacggtccgactccccatcccacccacggtctgactccccatcccacccacggtcCGACTCTCCATCCCACCCACGGTCTgactccccatcccacccacggtctgtgtccccatcccacccacggtctgtgtccccatcccacccacggtctgtgtccccatcccacccacggtctgtgtccccatcccacccacggtctgtgtccccatcccacccacggtctgactccccatcccacccacggtctgtgtccccatcccacccacggtctatgtccccatcccacccacggtcTGACTCTCCATCCCACCCACGGTCTgtgtccccatcccacccacggtccgactccccatcccacccacggtctgtgtccccatcccacccacggtctgtgtccccatcccacccacggtctgactccccatcccacccacggtctgtgtccccatcccacccacggtctatgtccccatcccacccacggcccgactccccatcccacccacggtctgtgtccccatcccacccacggtctgactccccatcccacccacggtcTGTGTCCCCGTCCCACCCACCGTCTgtgtccccatcccacccacggtctatgtccccatcccacccacggtctgtgtccccagcccacccacggtctgtgtccccatcccacccacggcctgtgtccccatcccacccacggtctgtgtccccatcccacccacggtctatgtccccatcccacccacggtctgtgtccccatcccacccacggtctatgtccccatcccacccacggtctgtgtccccagcccacccacggtctgtgtccccatcccacccacggcctgtgtccccatcccacccacggcctgtgtccccatcccacccacggtctgtgtccccatcccacccacgggCTGTGTCTCCATCCCACCCACGGTCTgactccccatcccacccacggtccgactccccatcccacccacggtccgactccccatcccacccacggcctgtgtccccatcccacccacggtctgtgtccccatcccacccacggcctgtgtccccatcccacccacggtctgtgtccccatcccacccacggtctgtgtctccatcccacccacggtctgtgtccccatcccacccacggtcCGACTCCCCAGCCCACCCACGGCCTgtgtccccatcccacccacggtctgtgtccccagcccacccacggtctgtgtccccatcccacccacggtctgactccccatcccacccacggtctgtgtccccagcccacccacggtctgtgtccccatcccacccacggtccgactccccatcccacccacggtctgtgtccccatcccacccacggtctgtgtccccatcccacccacggtctgtgtccccatcccacccacggcctgtgtccccatcccacccacggtctgtgtccccatcccacccacggtctgactccccatcccacccacggtctgtgtccccatcccacccacggtctgtgtccccatcccacccacggtccgactccccatcccacccacggtctgtgtccccatcccacccacggtctgtgtccccatcccacccacggtctgactccccatcccacccacggtctgtgtccccatcccacccacggcCCGACTCCCCATCTCACCCACGGTCTgtgtccccatcccacccacggtctgtgtccccgtcccacccacggtctgtgtccccatcccacccacggtctgtgtccccatcccacccacggtctgtgtccccatcccacccacggtctgtgtccccatcccacccacggcctgtgtccccatcccacccacggtctgactccccatcccacccacggtctgtgtccccatcccacccacggtcTGACTCCCCAGCCCACCCACGGCCTgtgtccccatcccacccacggtctgtgtccccagcccacccacggtctgtgtccccatcccacccacggcctgtgtccccatcccacccacggcccgactccccatcccacccacggtgtgtgtccccatcccacccacgatctgtgtccccatcccacccacggtctgactccccatcccacccacgatctgtgtccccatcccacccacggtctgactccccatcccacccacggtctgtgtccccatcccacccacggtctgactccccatcccacccacggtctgtgtccccatcccacccacggtctgtgtccccatcccacccacggtctgtgtccccatcccacccacggtctgtgtccccatcccacccacggcctgactccccatcccacccacggtctgtgtccccatcccacccacggtctgactccccatcccacccacggtctgtgtccccatcccacccacggtctgtgtccccatcccacccacggtctgtgtccccatcccacccacggtctgtgtccccatcccacccacggtcTGACTCCCCAGCCCACCCACGGCCTgtgtccccatcccacccacggtctgtgtccccagcccacccacggtctgtgtccccatcccacccacggcctgtgtccccatcccacccacggcccgactccccatcccacccacggtctgtgtccccatcccacccacggtctgtgtccccatcccacccacggtctgtgtccccatcccacccacggcctgactccccatcccacccacggtctgtgtccccatcccacccacggtctgactccccatcccacccacggtctgtgtccccatcccacccacggtctgtgtccccatcccacccacggtctgactccccatcccacccaccgtctgtgtccccatcccacccacggtctgtgtccccatcccacccacggtctgtgtccccatcccacccacggcctgactccccatcccacccacggtctgtgtccccatcccacccacggtctgtgtccccatcccacccacggtcTGACTCCCCAGCCCACCCACGGCCTgtgtccccatcccacccacggtctgtgtccccagcccacccacggtctgtgtccccatcccacccacggcctgtgtccccatcccacccacggcccgactccccatcccacccacggtctgtgtccccatcccacccacggtctgtgtccccatcccacccacggcctgtgtccccatcccacccacggtctgtgtccccatcccacccacggtccgactccccatcccacccacggtctgactccccatcccacccacggtctgtgtccccatcccacccacggtctgtgtccccatcccacccacggtctgtgtccccatcccacccacggtctgtgtccccatcccacccacaTCCCGACACCccgtccctccatctctcccactccccgtccctccatctctcccactccccgtccctccatctctcccactccccgtccctccatctctcccactccccgtccctccatctctcccactccccgtccctccatctctcccactCCCCGTCTCTCCCAGGATCTGAAGTGTCCTCTCTTCGCCCCCCCGCTGTCGGAAGCGGGGACACTTGTTTCAGAACACAGAAGATCCCGAGCGCCCAAGATCAAGCCTTTGCCATCGGCTCTTACCCTGACAATTTGTTCAGGCTTGAAATGGACATCATTTATTCTGGAGTCATCTCCCTTCCAG ggaacagggacagaaacGGTCGGGCGCTGATTGTCGTGACAACGGAGAACACCATCTGGGAGAGTCCAAAGTGTACCAGCACACAACTAGCCAGGATTCTCATGTACTATTATGCCATCTCAAA AAAGGAGGTGCGGATGGCGGGCTTCCGGCTCCTGATCGACGCCCGTGTGAGCCAGCCTGCCGCGGTCCTGGGGGAAGCCCTCCACGTCTTCCAG AAAACCGTTCCTGGTGGGATTCACTCCGTCCTGGTGCTGGCTGCCAAGGAGTCTTCAGGCAATGTGGAGCTGCTGACCGGCGTTCAG ACAGAGACACTACTATCCATCCGGGCCTTGCACAAGTACGTTGAGCCTGCCCAGTTGACTCCAATCTTTGCCGGAAGCTTTCTGTACAGCAATGAAAAGTGGGTTCGCTATCGCCTGGTGAGTGTCGTCT